The Rhodococcus sp. X156 genome window below encodes:
- a CDS encoding cytochrome P450: MSTSAAPSVPLDYPFAPVAASEAAERYRQIAADRPMTKVTMPFGGEAWVIHRTAAARSMLRDRRFVREPFRTGERVVPYFVEFPDFLKATLQFEDPPEHTKLRRLVQQATSPRAVQAMRDAAVVYANELIDTMVAAGTSANLVHDYAVPLPMQMLSNLLGVPMADRVKFERWSSSMLAVAGMTEEEVMTNMIELGGYMAALIETRRNDPAEDLLSVLAHATDTDDSLSDQEILSIALLLIIAGFDNTANFICLGVLSLLNHAGARELLMTDVDGLAPTAVEEILRRGRFEMGLDVPGGGGLVPLLATEDVEIDGQLVAQGEAVLVDPAATAHDGIALPDPSTFDITREHNPHLTLSYGLHHCLGAPLARMEMQVAIAELFKRLPQLRLAGTPTINYDHLSQPISVLPVSW, translated from the coding sequence GTGAGCACCTCAGCTGCACCCAGCGTGCCCCTCGACTACCCGTTCGCGCCGGTCGCGGCCAGCGAGGCCGCCGAGCGCTACCGCCAGATCGCCGCCGACCGGCCGATGACCAAGGTGACCATGCCCTTCGGCGGCGAGGCCTGGGTCATCCACCGCACCGCGGCCGCGCGGAGCATGCTGCGCGACCGGCGCTTCGTCCGGGAGCCGTTCCGCACCGGCGAGCGGGTGGTGCCCTACTTCGTGGAGTTCCCCGACTTCCTCAAGGCCACCCTGCAGTTCGAGGACCCGCCGGAGCACACCAAGCTGCGCCGCCTGGTGCAGCAGGCGACCTCGCCTCGGGCCGTGCAGGCCATGCGCGACGCGGCCGTGGTCTACGCCAACGAGCTGATCGACACGATGGTGGCTGCGGGAACCAGCGCCAACCTGGTGCACGACTACGCGGTGCCGCTGCCCATGCAGATGCTGAGCAACCTGCTCGGCGTGCCGATGGCCGACCGGGTGAAGTTCGAGCGGTGGAGCTCGTCGATGCTCGCGGTGGCCGGCATGACCGAGGAGGAGGTGATGACCAACATGATCGAGCTCGGCGGGTACATGGCGGCGCTCATCGAGACCCGCCGCAACGACCCGGCGGAGGACCTGCTCAGCGTGCTGGCGCACGCCACCGACACCGACGACTCCCTGTCCGACCAGGAGATCCTCTCCATCGCGCTGCTGCTGATCATCGCCGGCTTCGACAACACCGCCAACTTCATCTGCCTGGGCGTGCTGTCCCTGCTCAACCACGCCGGTGCCCGCGAGCTGCTGATGACCGACGTGGACGGGCTGGCGCCCACCGCGGTGGAGGAGATCCTGCGCCGCGGCCGCTTCGAGATGGGCCTGGACGTGCCTGGCGGGGGTGGGCTGGTGCCGCTGCTGGCCACCGAGGACGTGGAGATCGACGGCCAGCTGGTGGCCCAGGGCGAGGCCGTGCTGGTGGACCCCGCGGCCACCGCCCACGACGGGATCGCGCTGCCCGACCCGAGCACCTTCGACATCACCCGGGAGCACAACCCGCACCTGACGCTCAGCTACGGGCTGCACCACTGCCTGGGCGCCCCGCTGGCCCGGATGGAGATGCAGGTGGCCATCGCCGAGCTGTTCAAGCGGCTGCCGCAGCTGCGGCTGGCGGGCACCCCGACGATCAACTACGACCACCTGAGCCAGCCGATCTCGGTGCTGCCCGTCTCCTGGTAG
- a CDS encoding riboflavin kinase, translated as MAIRPGKDNAVVLDVEGVVEHGDKRGRLLGFPTANVAVPDHALSDGVWAGTVQIDPANDGPVHVAAVSVGHRPTYYGKDGERLLEAFLLDFTGDLYGATVLVRLHAHLRPQVRFVGSTELIEQLRLDVLDARAWAAEQGITITEERSAQAG; from the coding sequence ATGGCCATCAGGCCGGGCAAGGACAACGCTGTGGTGCTCGACGTCGAGGGGGTGGTCGAGCACGGGGACAAGCGTGGCCGGCTGCTGGGCTTTCCCACCGCCAACGTCGCCGTGCCCGACCACGCGCTGAGCGACGGCGTGTGGGCCGGCACCGTGCAGATCGACCCGGCCAACGACGGCCCGGTGCACGTGGCCGCGGTGTCGGTGGGCCACCGCCCGACGTACTACGGCAAGGACGGCGAGCGCCTGCTGGAGGCCTTCCTGCTGGACTTCACCGGCGACCTGTACGGGGCCACCGTGCTGGTGCGCCTGCACGCCCACCTGCGGCCGCAGGTGCGCTTCGTCGGCTCCACCGAGCTCATCGAGCAGCTGCGCCTGGACGTGCTGGACGCCCGCGCCTGGGCCGCCGAGCAGGGCATCACCATCACCGAGGAGCGCTCCGCCCAGGCGGGCTGA
- a CDS encoding MarR family transcriptional regulator codes for MAQPSRVDGPELERITIGLVNAVAYSSSSRFHARLFSSATNLVLPSADIRFLEHLRGRGQVATSSIATAIGIDISQASRQASRLEALGHVVRTADPADRRRTLVALSAETSAVLDRWLLTWAADYARPVADWPEADRTDLAAWFTLVHRCLARSLPQVASSNAAEHWRSLISTDAYPPATRELLAATIGLVSWVAQSGGYSELLATLDAPITQHDYLTMRLISRFGPLSLIDVAERMAIDPSQASRRARRLTELGLVTRAVNARDRRSNLVQVSAAGADLERRVRSRQLSLFRWVLEPVSDTQRTRLTPLTSRYVTRLLTETPALPEAALDGAAV; via the coding sequence GTGGCCCAGCCCTCTCGCGTCGACGGACCTGAGCTGGAGCGGATCACCATCGGCCTGGTGAACGCGGTCGCCTACTCCTCCAGCAGCCGCTTCCACGCCCGGCTCTTCAGCAGCGCCACCAACCTGGTGCTGCCCAGCGCCGACATCCGCTTCCTGGAGCACCTGCGCGGCCGCGGACAGGTGGCCACCAGCAGCATCGCCACCGCCATCGGCATCGACATCTCCCAGGCCAGCCGGCAGGCCAGCCGGCTGGAGGCCCTCGGCCACGTGGTGCGCACCGCCGACCCGGCCGACCGCCGGCGCACGCTGGTGGCGCTGTCCGCGGAGACCTCCGCGGTGCTCGACCGCTGGCTGCTGACCTGGGCGGCCGACTACGCCCGCCCGGTGGCGGACTGGCCCGAGGCGGACCGCACCGACCTGGCGGCGTGGTTCACCCTGGTGCACCGCTGCCTCGCCCGGTCGCTGCCCCAGGTCGCCAGCTCCAACGCCGCTGAGCACTGGCGCTCGCTCATCTCCACCGATGCCTACCCACCGGCCACTCGTGAGCTGCTCGCCGCCACCATCGGCCTGGTCTCCTGGGTGGCGCAGTCCGGCGGCTACAGCGAACTGCTCGCCACCCTGGACGCCCCGATCACCCAGCACGACTACCTGACCATGCGGCTGATCTCCCGGTTCGGGCCGCTCTCCCTCATCGACGTGGCCGAGCGCATGGCCATCGACCCCTCGCAGGCCAGCCGCCGCGCGCGTCGGCTCACCGAGCTGGGCCTGGTCACCCGCGCGGTGAACGCCCGCGACCGGCGCAGCAACCTGGTGCAGGTCTCCGCCGCCGGCGCCGACCTGGAGCGGCGGGTGCGCAGCCGTCAGCTCAGCCTGTTCCGGTGGGTGCTGGAGCCGGTGTCGGACACCCAGCGCACCCGCCTCACCCCGCTCACCAGCCGGTACGTGACGCGCCTGCTCACCGAGACGCCCGCCCTGCCCGAGGCTGCCCTGGACGGCGCCGCGGTCTGA
- a CDS encoding ATP synthase subunit C produces the protein MIAWLLALPVLLGGFAATRLLLRRRGRAAVRVLVAANAVLFVLGLVALTVLAAIGPGAAQASTVTAQAAADGDTWAALLGAAIAVAGSSLGAAVAVAYTGAAALAAMSERPELFGRSMVIVGLAEGIAIYGLIIAIILIGQA, from the coding sequence ATGATCGCCTGGCTGCTGGCCCTGCCCGTCCTGCTCGGCGGGTTCGCCGCCACCCGGCTGCTGCTGCGCCGGCGCGGACGAGCGGCGGTGCGGGTGCTGGTGGCGGCCAACGCGGTGCTGTTCGTGCTGGGGCTGGTGGCGCTGACCGTGCTGGCCGCGATCGGACCCGGCGCCGCCCAGGCCTCCACCGTCACCGCCCAGGCCGCCGCCGACGGCGACACCTGGGCGGCCCTGCTGGGTGCCGCCATCGCGGTGGCCGGGTCGTCGCTGGGCGCCGCGGTGGCGGTGGCCTACACAGGGGCGGCGGCGCTGGCCGCGATGAGCGAGCGTCCTGAGCTGTTCGGCCGCTCCATGGTGATCGTCGGGCTGGCCGAGGGCATCGCCATTTACGGGCTGATCATCGCCATCATCCTCATCGGGCAGGCGTGA
- a CDS encoding NAD(P)/FAD-dependent oxidoreductase has translation MSTDTAPLGTATTDPQQRVDAWLADFDQALHDRDVDRAAGMFAATSFWRDLVAFSWNLTTVENPDGVADLLRATLADTDPHGFATEEPPEDADGVTTAWITFATAVGRGRGLLRLVEEDGPKAFTLLTTLYELTGFEEPRGTQRPMGAEHGANKERLTWLERRQKEDAELGTVTQPYVLVVGGGQGGIALGARLRHLDVPALVIDKHPRPGDQWRGRYKSLCLHDPVWYDHLPYLKFPDSWPVFAPKDKIGDWLESYTRVMEVPYWTSTRALSASYSPEAGEWTVEVERDGAPLTLRPKHLVLATGMSGKPNVPTLPGQDVFRGAQHHSSAHPGPDPFVGKRVVVVGSNNSAFDICGALWENGVDVTMVQRSSTHIVKSASLMEIGLGALYSEQALANGITTEKADLIFASLPYRIMHEFQIPLYQQMAERDQDFYARLEAAGFDHDWGEDGSGLFMKYLRRGSGYYIDVGAADLVANGDVRLAKGQVDHLTTDAVVLADGTELPADVVVYATGYGSMNGWAADLISQEVADRVGKVWGLGSDTTKDPGPWEGEQRNMWKPTQQEALWFHGGNLHQSRHYSLYLALQLKARLEGISTPVFGLQPVHHLS, from the coding sequence ATGAGCACCGACACCGCCCCGCTCGGCACCGCCACCACCGACCCGCAACAGCGGGTGGACGCCTGGCTCGCCGACTTCGACCAGGCCCTGCACGACCGGGACGTGGACCGGGCGGCCGGGATGTTCGCCGCCACCAGCTTCTGGCGCGACCTCGTCGCCTTCTCCTGGAACCTCACCACGGTGGAGAACCCGGACGGGGTGGCCGACCTGCTGCGCGCCACGCTGGCGGACACCGACCCGCACGGCTTCGCCACCGAGGAGCCGCCCGAGGACGCCGACGGCGTCACCACCGCCTGGATCACCTTCGCCACCGCGGTGGGCCGCGGCCGCGGGCTGCTGCGCCTGGTGGAGGAGGACGGGCCCAAGGCGTTCACCCTGCTCACCACCCTCTACGAGCTGACCGGCTTCGAGGAGCCGCGCGGCACCCAGCGGCCGATGGGCGCCGAGCACGGGGCCAACAAGGAGCGGCTGACCTGGCTGGAGCGGCGGCAGAAGGAGGACGCCGAGCTGGGCACCGTCACCCAGCCCTACGTGCTGGTGGTCGGCGGCGGGCAGGGCGGCATCGCCCTGGGCGCGCGGCTGCGCCACCTGGACGTGCCTGCTCTGGTGATCGACAAGCACCCCCGCCCGGGCGACCAGTGGCGCGGGCGCTACAAGTCGCTGTGCCTGCACGACCCGGTCTGGTACGACCACCTGCCCTACCTGAAGTTCCCGGACAGCTGGCCGGTGTTCGCGCCCAAGGACAAGATCGGCGACTGGCTGGAGTCCTACACGCGGGTGATGGAGGTGCCCTACTGGACCAGCACCCGGGCGCTGAGCGCGTCCTACTCCCCCGAGGCCGGCGAGTGGACGGTGGAGGTGGAGCGCGACGGCGCCCCGCTCACCCTGCGCCCGAAGCACCTGGTGCTGGCCACCGGCATGTCCGGCAAGCCCAACGTCCCGACGCTGCCGGGCCAGGACGTCTTCCGGGGCGCGCAGCACCACTCCTCGGCGCACCCCGGACCGGACCCGTTCGTGGGCAAGCGGGTGGTGGTGGTCGGCAGCAACAACTCCGCCTTCGACATCTGCGGGGCGCTGTGGGAGAACGGCGTCGACGTCACCATGGTGCAGCGCTCGTCCACCCACATCGTCAAGAGCGCCAGCCTGATGGAGATCGGGCTGGGGGCGCTGTACTCCGAGCAGGCGCTGGCCAACGGGATCACCACGGAGAAGGCCGACCTGATCTTCGCCTCGCTGCCCTACCGGATCATGCACGAGTTCCAGATCCCGCTGTACCAGCAGATGGCCGAGCGCGACCAGGACTTCTACGCCCGACTGGAGGCCGCCGGCTTCGACCACGACTGGGGCGAGGACGGCTCGGGGCTGTTCATGAAGTACCTGCGCCGCGGCTCGGGCTACTACATCGACGTGGGCGCGGCCGACCTGGTGGCCAACGGTGACGTGCGGCTGGCCAAGGGACAGGTGGACCACCTCACCACCGACGCCGTGGTGCTGGCCGACGGCACCGAGCTGCCCGCCGACGTCGTCGTCTACGCCACCGGCTACGGCTCGATGAACGGCTGGGCGGCCGACCTGATCAGCCAGGAGGTGGCCGACCGGGTGGGCAAGGTGTGGGGGCTGGGCTCGGACACCACCAAGGACCCCGGGCCGTGGGAGGGCGAGCAGCGCAACATGTGGAAGCCCACCCAGCAGGAGGCGCTGTGGTTCCACGGCGGCAACCTGCACCAGTCGCGGCACTACTCGCTCTACCTCGCGCTGCAGCTCAAGGCCCGGCTGGAGGGCATCTCCACCCCGGTGTTCGGCCTGCAGCCGGTGCACCACCTCAGCTGA
- a CDS encoding SDR family oxidoreductase, giving the protein MSTDHAQLLAGKVAVVTGSSRGIGLAVAHALAAEGARVVLNGRDAATAERAAAQVGGGAVAVPGSAADHAVAAQLVDTAVAVHGGLDVLVNCAGAAEPAGSSILDISPADWQELLDSHLTSTFATCRAAAPVLRERGGGVIVNTSSHAFTGMYGGTGYAAGKGGVNSLTLALARELREHGIRVNAVCPGARTRLSTGDDYTQHVQRLHQRGLLDEVTLAASLAPAPPEYVAPLYTYLASDLSAGVSGEVLSAAGCYLGRFAPPAETLLGWRDHSDSPPWTPAEVAAQLATAGLGD; this is encoded by the coding sequence ATGAGCACCGACCACGCACAGCTGCTCGCCGGGAAGGTCGCCGTCGTCACCGGATCCAGCCGTGGCATCGGGTTGGCGGTGGCGCACGCCCTGGCCGCCGAGGGGGCGCGAGTGGTGCTCAACGGCCGCGACGCGGCGACCGCCGAGCGAGCTGCCGCCCAGGTGGGTGGCGGTGCCGTGGCGGTGCCCGGGTCGGCTGCCGACCACGCCGTGGCCGCCCAGCTGGTGGACACCGCGGTGGCGGTGCACGGCGGGCTGGACGTGCTGGTCAACTGCGCCGGAGCTGCGGAGCCGGCGGGCTCGTCCATCCTGGACATCTCCCCCGCCGACTGGCAGGAGCTGCTGGACAGCCACCTCACCTCCACCTTCGCCACCTGTCGCGCGGCGGCGCCGGTGCTGCGGGAGCGGGGCGGTGGCGTCATCGTGAACACCAGCTCGCACGCCTTCACCGGGATGTACGGCGGCACTGGCTACGCCGCGGGCAAGGGCGGGGTGAACAGCCTGACGCTGGCCCTGGCCCGGGAGCTGCGCGAGCACGGCATCCGGGTGAACGCCGTGTGCCCCGGCGCCCGCACCCGGTTGTCCACCGGCGACGACTACACCCAGCACGTGCAGCGGCTGCACCAGCGGGGGCTGCTGGACGAGGTGACCCTGGCGGCGTCGCTCGCCCCGGCGCCACCGGAGTACGTGGCGCCGCTGTACACCTACCTGGCCAGCGACCTCTCCGCCGGCGTGAGCGGCGAGGTGCTCTCCGCGGCGGGCTGCTACCTGGGCCGCTTCGCCCCGCCGGCGGAGACCCTGCTCGGCTGGCGCGACCACTCCGACAGCCCGCCCTGGACCCCGGCCGAGGTGGCCGCCCAGCTCGCCACGGCGGGCCTCGGCGACTAG
- a CDS encoding SDR family oxidoreductase translates to MNLHGNTIFMTGGTSGIGLGLALRLRDRGNRVIISGRRQHLLDQLAARHDGIETVVLDVQDPESIRSVVDSVTREHPDLNVVITMAGIMQPENLLDPGHLAIAEATVATNLLGPIRTLTPLIPFLARQEQAAIITVSSGLAFVPLPATPTYDATKAAMHSYTESLRVQLADTSIQVIELVPPAVRTTLNGQQDSERAMPLEDFLSETMRLLQEQPDAKEILVDRVKPLRFATRDGHYDQLLTAMSTRTS, encoded by the coding sequence GTGAACCTGCACGGCAACACCATCTTCATGACCGGCGGCACCTCGGGGATCGGCCTGGGGCTTGCCCTGCGGCTGCGCGACCGTGGCAACCGGGTGATCATCAGCGGCCGCCGCCAGCACCTGCTGGACCAGCTTGCTGCGCGGCACGACGGCATCGAGACCGTTGTGCTGGACGTGCAGGACCCGGAGTCCATCCGCAGCGTCGTCGACTCGGTGACCAGGGAGCACCCGGACCTCAACGTGGTGATCACCATGGCCGGCATCATGCAGCCGGAGAACCTGCTGGACCCCGGTCACCTGGCCATCGCCGAGGCCACCGTCGCCACCAACCTGCTGGGACCCATCCGCACCCTCACCCCGCTGATCCCGTTCCTGGCGCGCCAGGAGCAGGCCGCGATCATCACGGTCTCCTCCGGGCTCGCCTTCGTCCCGCTGCCGGCCACGCCCACCTACGACGCGACCAAGGCCGCGATGCACTCCTACACCGAGAGCCTGCGCGTGCAGCTGGCCGACACCTCGATCCAGGTGATCGAGCTGGTGCCCCCGGCGGTGCGCACCACGCTGAACGGCCAGCAGGACAGCGAGCGGGCGATGCCGCTGGAGGACTTCCTCAGCGAGACCATGCGGCTGCTGCAGGAGCAGCCCGACGCCAAGGAGATCCTGGTGGACCGGGTGAAGCCGCTGCGCTTCGCCACCCGGGACGGCCACTACGACCAGCTGCTCACCGCCATGTCCACCCGCACCAGCTGA
- a CDS encoding SMP-30/gluconolactonase/LRE family protein: MELADAVAQAREVPAQKVASGYSWTEIPRWHDDTFWFGDMYNHQVLRQGSDGGFEVVLDVSDRKALGAQPGAGPVDEEVVLGGMGWLPDGRLVVTSMYERVVLVWDGQSVDLYADLREVAVGPVNDMVVDADGRAYVTQLGFDMLHGEDARNSALLVVEPDGSVRALSELGELASGNGITITADGTRVVVAEVLANCLTVLDRGPDGALSNRRVFAPTPWLPDGICLDAQGGVWTAMPGSGVVARFVEGGEMTDAITLPMEEAMGVACVLGGADRSRLYVCAGMEVFDRDKSRAEGQGSIWTAKTTYSAGTSRP, translated from the coding sequence ATGGAGCTCGCTGACGCAGTCGCGCAGGCACGGGAGGTGCCGGCGCAGAAGGTGGCCTCCGGCTACTCCTGGACGGAGATCCCGCGCTGGCACGACGACACCTTCTGGTTCGGCGACATGTACAACCACCAGGTGCTCCGGCAGGGCAGCGACGGCGGCTTCGAGGTGGTCCTCGACGTCAGCGACCGCAAGGCGCTCGGTGCCCAGCCCGGCGCCGGACCCGTGGACGAGGAAGTCGTCCTCGGTGGGATGGGGTGGCTGCCCGACGGGCGCCTGGTCGTCACCTCGATGTACGAGCGGGTGGTGCTGGTCTGGGACGGCCAGTCGGTGGACCTCTACGCCGACCTCCGCGAGGTCGCGGTCGGCCCGGTCAACGACATGGTCGTCGACGCCGACGGGCGCGCCTACGTCACCCAGCTGGGCTTCGACATGCTGCACGGCGAGGACGCCCGCAACAGCGCCCTGCTGGTCGTCGAGCCGGACGGGTCGGTGCGGGCGCTGTCCGAGCTCGGCGAGCTGGCCTCCGGCAACGGCATCACCATCACCGCCGACGGCACCCGGGTGGTCGTGGCCGAGGTGTTGGCCAACTGCCTCACCGTGCTGGACCGCGGCCCCGACGGCGCGCTGAGCAACCGACGCGTGTTCGCCCCCACCCCGTGGCTGCCCGACGGCATCTGCCTGGACGCCCAGGGCGGGGTCTGGACCGCCATGCCCGGCTCCGGCGTGGTCGCCCGGTTCGTCGAGGGCGGCGAGATGACCGACGCCATCACGCTGCCGATGGAGGAGGCCATGGGGGTGGCCTGTGTCCTCGGCGGCGCCGACCGCAGCAGGCTCTACGTCTGCGCCGGCATGGAGGTCTTCGACCGGGACAAGTCCCGCGCCGAGGGCCAGGGATCGATCTGGACCGCCAAGACCACCTACAGCGCCGGCACCAGCCGTCCCTGA
- a CDS encoding V-type ATPase 116kDa subunit family protein encodes MPSRERVRPQRASGQVPVRMERVALLAPHEQLPEVLLHVRAAGTVELELPGEGRDAGAQAQPHLDTVAAGAVRRGEVDGLLGWMPAAAVPALADDLADLGGAVVPLRRPRGVDPPTMLQPGSTVRQSMSPLVQVYGTVPYADLDPSLLAGGAYVFMFGMMFGDVGHGALLVLLGLLMAAGKPRQLARFRVVWPLVVGCGLAAAVFGLLYGECFGPTGVVPTLWLQPLEEPITLLVVALGIGAVLLAGAQVLGIVNRWREGGWPLALSSATGIAGAALLAGLGLVVLALWADLTWLVVVGAVVIVAGVALAFLGFVATAGGGAAGLTQAAVEVFDAVMRVGTNLISFARLAAFGLTHAALGEVVWDGTTSLWDLGGVAVLAAVVVFALGNAVAFALEALVAGVQALRLEYYELFSRVFTTEGRPFRPWRPEPGSDGMARPTIDRDAAPPASV; translated from the coding sequence ATGCCGTCGCGTGAGCGGGTCCGGCCCCAGCGGGCGAGCGGGCAGGTGCCGGTGCGGATGGAGCGGGTGGCCCTGCTCGCTCCGCACGAGCAGCTGCCGGAGGTGCTGCTACACGTGCGGGCCGCAGGCACGGTGGAGCTGGAGCTGCCCGGGGAGGGGCGAGACGCGGGCGCGCAGGCCCAGCCCCACCTGGACACCGTGGCCGCCGGCGCGGTGCGGCGCGGGGAGGTGGACGGGTTGCTGGGCTGGATGCCGGCGGCCGCGGTGCCCGCTCTGGCCGATGACCTCGCCGACCTCGGCGGCGCCGTGGTGCCGCTGCGCCGGCCCCGCGGTGTGGACCCGCCCACCATGCTGCAGCCCGGCAGCACGGTGCGACAGTCGATGAGCCCGCTGGTGCAGGTGTACGGCACGGTGCCCTACGCCGACCTCGACCCCAGCCTGCTCGCCGGCGGTGCCTACGTCTTCATGTTCGGGATGATGTTCGGCGACGTCGGCCACGGCGCGCTGCTGGTGCTCCTCGGCTTGCTGATGGCCGCCGGCAAGCCCCGTCAGCTCGCCCGCTTCCGGGTGGTGTGGCCGCTGGTGGTGGGCTGCGGCCTCGCGGCGGCGGTGTTCGGGCTGCTCTACGGGGAGTGCTTCGGCCCCACCGGCGTGGTGCCCACGCTGTGGCTGCAGCCGCTGGAGGAGCCGATCACCCTGCTGGTGGTTGCCCTGGGCATCGGCGCGGTGCTGCTGGCTGGCGCCCAGGTGTTGGGCATCGTCAACCGCTGGCGGGAGGGCGGCTGGCCGCTGGCGCTGTCCTCGGCCACCGGCATCGCCGGAGCCGCCCTGCTGGCCGGGCTCGGGCTGGTCGTGCTGGCGCTGTGGGCGGACCTGACCTGGTTGGTGGTGGTGGGCGCGGTGGTGATCGTGGCCGGGGTGGCGCTGGCGTTCCTGGGCTTCGTGGCCACCGCGGGCGGCGGCGCCGCGGGCCTCACCCAGGCCGCGGTGGAGGTGTTCGACGCGGTGATGCGAGTGGGCACCAACCTCATCTCGTTCGCCCGGCTGGCCGCGTTCGGGCTCACCCACGCCGCGCTGGGCGAGGTGGTGTGGGACGGCACCACCAGCCTGTGGGACCTGGGTGGGGTGGCGGTGCTCGCCGCCGTGGTCGTCTTCGCGCTGGGCAACGCGGTGGCCTTCGCCCTGGAGGCGCTGGTGGCCGGGGTGCAGGCGCTGCGGCTGGAGTACTACGAGCTGTTCTCCCGGGTGTTCACCACCGAGGGGCGACCGTTTCGTCCCTGGCGCCCGGAGCCGGGCTCCGACGGAATGGCCCGACCTACCATCGACAGGGACGCCGCCCCGCCCGCGAGCGTCTGA
- a CDS encoding SDR family NAD(P)-dependent oxidoreductase yields MDNLTFTGRSVVVTGAGRGIGREYALLLASRGAQVAVVDLGATVDGSGVDGDDPAAAVVEEITRAGGTAIALREDVADERGAARIVDAVADAFGGVDSVINNAGVLHLASFEALTREEYQRHLDVHFYGSVWLAKHAWPHLRASGTGRVVNSISAAMLGNPQMVHYGSSKGAVLGLTRNLALEGAAAGIKVNAVAPGAGGTRLSEASNDSLAPEVVEYMRTALLPRLVAPVGAYLVHPSCAVTGEVFNVAGGFVNRMAIVNSAGFHDPELSIESVAANVDQVMTLPEGSLVQTVPVPEPAA; encoded by the coding sequence GTGGACAACCTGACTTTCACCGGACGCAGCGTCGTCGTCACCGGGGCGGGACGTGGCATCGGCCGGGAGTACGCCCTGCTGCTCGCCTCCCGCGGTGCCCAGGTGGCCGTGGTCGACCTGGGTGCCACCGTGGACGGGTCTGGAGTGGACGGTGACGACCCGGCGGCCGCGGTGGTCGAGGAGATCACCCGCGCCGGCGGCACCGCCATCGCCCTGCGCGAGGACGTCGCCGACGAGCGGGGCGCCGCCCGCATCGTGGACGCCGTCGCCGACGCCTTCGGTGGGGTGGACAGCGTGATCAACAACGCGGGCGTGCTGCACCTGGCGTCCTTCGAGGCGCTCACCCGCGAGGAGTACCAGCGCCACCTGGACGTGCACTTCTATGGCTCGGTGTGGCTGGCCAAGCACGCCTGGCCGCACCTGCGCGCCAGCGGCACCGGACGCGTCGTGAACTCCATCTCCGCAGCCATGCTGGGCAACCCGCAGATGGTGCACTACGGCAGCTCCAAGGGCGCGGTGCTCGGGCTCACCCGCAACCTGGCCCTGGAGGGTGCCGCCGCCGGCATCAAGGTCAACGCGGTGGCCCCCGGCGCCGGCGGCACGCGGCTGTCCGAGGCGTCCAACGACTCGCTGGCACCGGAGGTGGTGGAGTACATGCGCACCGCCCTGCTGCCCCGCCTGGTCGCCCCGGTGGGGGCCTACCTGGTGCACCCCAGCTGCGCGGTCACCGGCGAGGTGTTCAACGTCGCGGGCGGGTTCGTCAACCGGATGGCGATCGTGAACTCCGCGGGCTTCCACGACCCCGAGCTGTCGATCGAGAGCGTCGCCGCCAACGTCGACCAGGTGATGACCCTGCCCGAGGGCTCCCTCGTGCAGACCGTGCCGGTGCCGGAGCCGGCCGCATGA
- a CDS encoding DUF4259 domain-containing protein, with protein MGAWGTEIFSDDTAADVRGDYRELLEDEVPDEEATRRVVAEYQYLDQDQAHVLWLALAAAQHQVGRLDEEVRRRALDVIDSGEGLQLWEEAGSTELAGRKAALAALREQLTGPQPARKTLRRP; from the coding sequence ATGGGCGCATGGGGAACGGAAATCTTCTCGGACGACACCGCAGCGGACGTGCGCGGTGACTACCGCGAGCTCCTGGAGGACGAGGTGCCCGACGAGGAGGCCACCCGCCGGGTCGTCGCCGAGTACCAGTACCTCGACCAGGACCAGGCGCACGTGCTGTGGCTGGCACTGGCGGCCGCGCAGCACCAGGTCGGACGCCTGGACGAGGAGGTACGGCGCCGCGCCCTCGACGTCATCGACTCGGGCGAGGGGCTCCAGCTGTGGGAGGAGGCGGGCTCGACGGAGCTGGCAGGGCGCAAGGCCGCGCTGGCGGCGCTGCGGGAGCAGCTGACCGGCCCCCAGCCAGCCCGCAAGACCCTGCGGCGCCCGTAG